Proteins co-encoded in one Papaver somniferum cultivar HN1 chromosome 5, ASM357369v1, whole genome shotgun sequence genomic window:
- the LOC113277432 gene encoding transcription factor PRE3-like has translation MSSRRSRSSRQSSGVSRISEDQINDLVIRLQQLLPELRNTNNRTSDKVSASRVLQETCNYIKSLHREVDDLSERVTELLSTSDTSNAQAAIIRSLLM, from the exons ATGTCAAGCAGAAGATCACGTTCGTCCAGACAGTCATCAGGTGTTTCCAGGATCAGCGAGGATCAAATCAATGATCTCGTTATCAGGTTACAACAGCTTCTTCCTGAGCTTCGTAACACTAACAACAGAACCTCAGACAAG GTATCGGCTTCTAGGGTTTTACAAGAGACATGCAACTATATCAAAAGCTTACACAGAGAAGTTGACGATCTTAGCGAGCGTGTAACAGAGTTATTGTCAACCTCAGATACTAGCAATGCTCAAGCAGCTATAATTAGGAGCCTTCTTATGTAA